Proteins from a single region of Flavobacterium sp. YJ01:
- the thrA gene encoding bifunctional aspartate kinase/homoserine dehydrogenase I — protein sequence MKVLKFGGKSLANGEGLNKVVSIISDKVSQGEKIAVVVSARGNATDELEFILSIAAKNGSYKELLENFKKYQISDYPQVDLSEEFNVLDKLFEGVSLIGDYSKKIKDQILSKGELLSAKLLTAILLEKGIPANFVDTRELLKTDSKFGDAQPLEQLSKKNVVNYFKTHNGETVNIVTGFIGSNNNNDTTTLGRNGSNYTASLIANYLNAEELQNFTHVDGIYTANPDLVADAKKIEYLSFNEANELANFGATILHAKTIIPLLEKNIPLRILNTFNHENRGTLITSDSSKEGIKTLSVLENVSLVNLEGRGLLGKAGVDARIFKVMGDHNISVSIISQGSSERGIGLVVATDKATTAVVELEKEFENDFYSKDVNQITVTDNVSVISIIGQDLSTFHKPYTALIKNKIVPILFNNTVTGKNVSLVVKKEELNKALNVIHGEIFGVSKKINIAIFGHGLVGGTLINQILESAAAIEKRKDIKLNVFAIANSKKLLLNKYGVNGNWKNEIETKGEAYTIKDIIAYANEHHLENLIAIDNTASATFVENYIPLVENSFDLISSNKVANTLSYGFYKELRSALEENQKNYLYETNVGAGLPLIDTIKLLHLSGENITKIKGVFSGTLSYLFNNFSAKDAPFSEILQEAIDNGYTEPDPREDLCGNDVGRKLLILARELDLQNEFEEISIQNLIPEHLREGSATDFLTKLKEFDPIYAKIKADQQPNHVLRYIGELSGDLQNDKGNLEVKLVSVPKDTALGGLKGSDSFFEIYTESYGDRPIVIQGAGAGSAVTARGVFGDILRLSDKG from the coding sequence ATGAAAGTATTAAAATTTGGAGGTAAATCGTTAGCAAACGGAGAAGGACTTAACAAAGTTGTTTCTATCATTTCTGATAAAGTAAGTCAAGGTGAAAAAATTGCCGTTGTAGTTTCTGCACGCGGAAATGCTACTGACGAATTAGAATTTATCTTAAGCATTGCTGCTAAAAACGGCAGTTACAAAGAATTATTAGAAAATTTCAAAAAATATCAAATATCAGATTATCCACAAGTTGATTTGTCTGAAGAATTTAATGTCTTAGATAAACTTTTTGAAGGAGTAAGCTTAATTGGGGATTACAGCAAAAAAATCAAAGATCAGATTTTGTCAAAAGGAGAATTGCTTTCGGCTAAATTATTGACAGCGATTTTGTTAGAAAAAGGAATTCCAGCAAACTTTGTTGATACAAGAGAATTGTTGAAAACCGATTCTAAATTTGGTGATGCGCAGCCTTTAGAGCAGCTTTCTAAGAAAAATGTAGTTAATTATTTCAAAACACATAACGGCGAAACGGTTAATATAGTTACAGGCTTCATTGGTTCCAACAACAACAACGACACAACTACTTTAGGTAGAAATGGCAGTAACTATACCGCTTCGTTAATCGCTAATTATTTGAATGCTGAAGAATTACAAAACTTCACGCACGTAGACGGAATTTACACGGCAAATCCAGATTTAGTTGCTGATGCTAAGAAAATTGAATATTTGTCATTCAATGAAGCAAATGAGCTGGCAAATTTTGGAGCGACAATTTTGCATGCTAAAACGATCATTCCTTTGTTGGAAAAGAATATTCCGCTTCGTATTTTAAATACTTTCAACCACGAAAATCGCGGAACTTTAATCACTTCAGATTCTTCAAAAGAAGGAATTAAAACGCTTTCTGTTTTAGAAAATGTCTCTCTTGTAAATCTTGAAGGACGTGGATTACTTGGAAAAGCCGGAGTTGATGCTCGAATTTTTAAAGTAATGGGAGATCACAATATCAGTGTGAGCATTATTTCGCAAGGTTCTTCAGAAAGAGGAATCGGATTGGTTGTGGCAACTGATAAAGCAACAACCGCTGTAGTGGAATTAGAAAAAGAATTCGAAAATGACTTTTATTCTAAAGACGTAAATCAGATTACGGTAACAGACAATGTATCTGTAATTTCGATTATTGGTCAGGATTTGAGCACTTTCCACAAGCCATATACAGCTTTAATCAAAAATAAAATTGTTCCAATTTTGTTCAACAACACTGTAACAGGTAAAAACGTGAGTTTAGTTGTTAAAAAAGAAGAACTAAACAAAGCCTTGAACGTTATTCACGGAGAGATTTTTGGAGTTTCTAAAAAGATCAACATTGCAATTTTTGGTCACGGATTAGTGGGCGGAACTTTAATCAATCAGATTTTAGAATCGGCTGCGGCAATCGAAAAACGTAAAGACATTAAGCTGAATGTTTTCGCTATAGCGAATTCTAAAAAACTGCTTTTAAACAAATACGGTGTTAATGGCAATTGGAAAAATGAAATTGAAACCAAAGGCGAAGCTTACACTATTAAAGATATTATTGCTTACGCGAATGAACATCATTTAGAAAACTTAATTGCGATTGATAATACTGCAAGTGCAACTTTTGTTGAAAACTATATTCCGCTTGTAGAAAACAGTTTCGATTTGATTTCTTCGAATAAAGTAGCGAATACATTAAGCTATGGTTTTTATAAAGAATTGAGAAGCGCTTTAGAAGAAAACCAAAAGAATTATTTATATGAAACTAACGTTGGTGCAGGTTTACCATTAATTGACACGATTAAATTATTGCACCTTTCAGGAGAAAATATCACAAAAATTAAAGGAGTTTTCTCAGGAACATTAAGTTATTTATTCAATAATTTCTCTGCGAAAGATGCGCCTTTCAGCGAAATCTTGCAAGAAGCAATTGACAACGGATACACAGAACCAGATCCGCGTGAAGATTTATGCGGAAATGATGTTGGTAGAAAATTATTGATTTTGGCAAGAGAATTAGATTTACAAAATGAGTTTGAAGAAATCTCAATTCAGAATTTAATTCCAGAGCACTTGCGTGAAGGAAGCGCTACCGATTTCTTGACTAAACTGAAAGAATTTGATCCAATTTATGCTAAAATAAAAGCAGATCAACAGCCAAATCACGTTTTAAGATATATCGGTGAATTGTCTGGAGATTTGCAAAATGATAAAGGAAATCTAGAAGTAAAACTAGTTTCAGTGCCAAAAGATACTGCGTTAGGCGGATTAAAAGGTTCTGATTCTTTCTTCGAAATTTACACAGAATCTTACGGAGATCGTCCAATAGTTATTCAAGGAGCTGGTGCAGGTTCTGCGGTAACAGCAAGAGGAGTTTTTGGAGATATTTTGAGATTGTCTGATAAAGGGTAA
- a CDS encoding alpha/beta fold hydrolase gives MENIPNPIIIQDFITESGATYHSIPLHFTLAGQSLHSAPIVLVNHALTGNAEVTGENGWWNNLIGEGKTIDTSVYTILAFDVPGNGTNSFLIENYLDFTARDVARIFVEGIKALQIEKLFAIIGGSVGGGIAWEILALEPNITENLIPIASDWKSTDWLIANCFLQEQILNNSSKPIEDARIHAMLCYRSPESFKEKFQRTVNQDLLIFNIESWLAHHGKKLQQRFQLSSYKLMNQLLKTIDITRNSESFENLLSKTKASIHIVGINSDLFFTAKENVETYEELKKFKDNVFYSEIVSVHGHDAFLIEYKQLDHLLADIFKAETIKK, from the coding sequence TTGGAAAATATACCAAACCCTATTATAATTCAAGATTTCATCACAGAAAGTGGTGCAACTTATCATTCTATACCTTTACATTTTACGCTGGCAGGGCAATCTTTGCACAGCGCGCCTATTGTTTTGGTTAATCATGCCCTAACGGGAAACGCTGAAGTTACTGGTGAGAATGGTTGGTGGAATAATTTAATTGGCGAAGGTAAAACGATAGATACTTCTGTTTATACCATTTTAGCTTTTGATGTTCCAGGAAACGGAACAAATTCTTTTTTAATCGAAAATTATCTTGATTTTACAGCTAGAGATGTAGCTAGAATTTTTGTTGAAGGAATTAAAGCTTTACAAATTGAAAAACTTTTTGCCATTATCGGAGGTTCTGTTGGCGGCGGAATTGCATGGGAAATTTTAGCTTTAGAACCAAACATCACAGAAAATCTTATTCCGATTGCGAGCGACTGGAAATCTACAGACTGGCTTATTGCAAACTGTTTTCTGCAAGAACAAATCTTGAATAATTCTTCAAAACCAATTGAAGATGCCAGAATTCATGCGATGCTTTGTTACCGTTCGCCAGAATCATTCAAAGAGAAATTTCAGCGTACCGTTAACCAAGATCTTTTGATTTTTAATATCGAAAGCTGGCTCGCACATCACGGGAAAAAACTACAGCAAAGATTTCAATTGTCTTCTTATAAATTAATGAATCAGTTGCTTAAAACAATTGATATTACTAGAAATAGTGAAAGTTTTGAAAACTTATTGTCCAAAACAAAAGCTTCAATTCATATTGTAGGAATCAATTCTGACTTATTTTTTACGGCCAAAGAAAATGTCGAAACCTACGAAGAATTAAAGAAATTTAAAGACAATGTTTTCTACAGCGAAATTGTTTCGGTTCACGGACATGACGCTTTTTTAATCGAGTACAAACAATTAGATCATTTACTTGCCGACATTTTTAAGGCAGAAACAATAAAGAAATAA
- a CDS encoding aspartate kinase, with product MSKLKINIILFGIGNIGSTLINQIIESQEFFLESKNVDFHFPIITNSTVAFFEKEGVGYSWETNFRQLAVPFKVEDVIEFAKENEFENLIAVDATASDELVKHYKTLIENGFNIVAVNKKANTLPIDLYKDLRVNLKKHDKEFLYETSVDTGIPVLQTLRDLYYSGEKITKIRGVFSDNLSYVFNRFSSEDVTFSSVLKDASLLGLMKSTFKEDLSGNDTARKLLILAREIGKDFEFSDIKIRPFITEQHLEKNGVLNKDAVDKAFKIAKITQAENHVLRYVGEFDVESGNLEVKLISEPIDSAIGQLKGSDTIFEIYTKSYANVPIVIQSAPPCKQAISRGIISDILKIAEKIRNKEAVWL from the coding sequence ATGTCAAAGCTTAAAATAAACATTATCCTTTTTGGAATTGGAAATATCGGAAGTACTTTGATTAATCAGATAATCGAAAGTCAGGAGTTTTTTCTGGAAAGTAAAAATGTCGATTTTCATTTTCCGATTATTACCAATTCGACAGTTGCTTTTTTTGAAAAAGAAGGAGTTGGTTATTCTTGGGAAACCAATTTTAGACAATTGGCTGTTCCTTTTAAAGTCGAAGATGTTATTGAATTTGCCAAAGAAAACGAATTTGAAAATCTTATTGCTGTAGACGCAACCGCTAGTGACGAATTGGTGAAACATTATAAAACTCTGATCGAAAACGGATTTAATATTGTAGCAGTAAATAAAAAAGCAAATACGTTACCAATAGATCTGTATAAAGACTTGCGAGTAAATCTCAAAAAGCATGACAAAGAGTTTTTGTATGAAACTTCGGTCGATACTGGCATTCCAGTTTTGCAAACTTTAAGAGATTTGTATTATTCGGGAGAAAAAATCACCAAAATTCGAGGTGTATTCTCAGATAATTTGAGTTATGTTTTTAATCGTTTTTCATCAGAAGATGTGACATTCTCTTCTGTCTTAAAAGATGCGAGTCTTTTAGGTTTAATGAAATCTACTTTTAAAGAAGATTTGTCTGGAAATGATACCGCTAGGAAACTCTTGATTCTTGCCCGAGAAATTGGAAAAGATTTTGAGTTTTCAGATATTAAAATTAGACCTTTTATTACAGAACAGCATCTCGAAAAGAATGGCGTACTAAATAAAGATGCGGTCGATAAAGCATTCAAAATTGCCAAAATTACTCAGGCAGAAAATCATGTTTTAAGATATGTTGGCGAATTTGATGTCGAAAGCGGCAATTTAGAAGTCAAATTGATTTCTGAGCCCATAGATTCTGCTATCGGACAATTGAAAGGTTCGGATACTATTTTTGAAATTTATACAAAATCGTACGCTAATGTTCCGATTGTAATTCAAAGCGCACCGCCGTGTAAACAAGCTATTTCGAGGGGAATTATAAGTGATATTTTGAAAATTGCCGAAAAAATTAGAAATAAAGAAGCGGTCTGGCTGTAA
- a CDS encoding O-acetylhomoserine aminocarboxypropyltransferase/cysteine synthase family protein: MSTQKFATNALHAGHDVTKNGSTIAVPIYQTSSYVFNNADHAANLFGLAEAGFIYTRLNNPTNDVLEQRLAALEGGIGAVVTASGASAISTTLLTLLKAGDHIVASNSLYGGTYNLLKVTLPRLGITTTFVDPSKPENFTKAAKENTRAFFVESLGNPKLDVLDLKAISAEAKAFKVPFIVDNTVATPYLLNPIKYGADIVIHSLTKYIAGNGTSLGGVIIDAGNFDWSNGKFPEFTEPSAGYHGLVYHEALGNAAFIAKARIEGLRDFGSALSPFNAFQIIQGLETLPIRIKKHSENALALAEWLEKQDEVVWVNYPGLKSSKYNDLAKEYLPEGQSGIITFGLKGGFDAAKKVVDETKLFSLLANIGDTKSLIIHPASTTHQQLTEAEQAETGVSKDLIRLSVGIEDIEDLIADLQAVFQSVALSQYSINKN; the protein is encoded by the coding sequence ATGAGCACACAAAAATTTGCAACAAACGCACTACACGCAGGACACGACGTTACAAAAAATGGATCAACTATAGCCGTGCCTATTTATCAAACATCTTCATATGTATTTAATAATGCCGATCATGCGGCCAATTTATTTGGTCTTGCCGAAGCAGGATTTATTTATACGAGATTAAATAATCCAACAAATGATGTTTTAGAACAAAGACTTGCTGCGCTTGAAGGCGGAATTGGAGCTGTAGTAACGGCTTCTGGAGCGTCGGCAATTTCTACAACTTTGTTGACTTTGCTAAAAGCTGGAGATCATATTGTTGCATCAAACAGTTTATATGGCGGAACTTATAACTTATTGAAAGTTACTCTGCCAAGATTAGGAATTACAACAACATTTGTAGATCCTTCAAAACCAGAAAATTTCACCAAAGCAGCTAAAGAAAATACTAGAGCTTTTTTTGTTGAATCTCTTGGAAACCCAAAATTAGACGTTTTGGATTTAAAAGCAATCTCGGCAGAAGCCAAAGCATTCAAAGTGCCATTTATAGTAGATAATACAGTTGCGACACCTTATTTATTAAACCCAATTAAATATGGTGCCGATATTGTAATTCATTCCTTAACTAAATATATCGCAGGAAACGGAACTTCGTTAGGAGGCGTTATCATCGATGCGGGTAATTTTGATTGGTCAAACGGAAAATTCCCAGAATTTACCGAACCATCTGCTGGATATCACGGATTGGTTTATCACGAAGCTTTAGGAAATGCTGCTTTTATTGCAAAAGCTCGAATAGAAGGTTTGCGTGATTTCGGTTCTGCTTTGAGTCCGTTTAATGCTTTTCAAATTATTCAGGGATTAGAAACACTTCCAATCCGAATCAAGAAACATAGTGAGAATGCTTTGGCTTTGGCCGAATGGTTGGAGAAACAAGATGAGGTGGTTTGGGTAAATTATCCAGGTTTAAAATCAAGTAAATACAATGATTTAGCTAAAGAATACTTGCCAGAAGGTCAAAGCGGAATTATCACTTTTGGATTAAAAGGCGGTTTTGATGCGGCAAAAAAAGTAGTAGACGAAACTAAATTATTCTCATTATTAGCAAATATTGGAGACACAAAATCATTAATTATTCATCCTGCAAGTACTACGCATCAGCAATTAACAGAAGCAGAACAAGCTGAAACTGGAGTTTCTAAAGATTTGATTCGTTTGTCTGTCGGAATTGAAGATATAGAAGATTTGATTGCAGATCTTCAAGCTGTTTTTCAAAGTGTTGCACTTTCTCAATACAGCATAAATAAAAACTAG
- the metK gene encoding methionine adenosyltransferase: protein MAYLFTSESVSEGHPDKVADQISDALIDNFLAFDADSKVACETLVTTGQVILAGEVKSNTYLDVQQIAREVIRKIGYTKSEYMFEANSCGILSAIHEQSADINQGVDRAKPEEQGAGDQGMMFGYATNETENFMPLALDLSHKLLQELAILRRENKEITYLRPDAKSQVTLEYSDDNKPTRIDAIVISTQHDDFDEEAAMLAKIKKDIIEILIPRIIAKNPEHAHLFNDKINYHINPTGKFVIGGPHGDTGLTGRKIIVDTYGGKGAHGGGAFSGKDPSKVDRSAAYATRHIAKNLVAAGVADEILVQVSYAIGVAEPMGIFIETYGTSKVNLTNGEIAKKVEAIFDMRPYFIEQRLKLRNPIYSETAAYGHMGRKPETVTKTFSAPGGNEKTVTVELFTWEKLDFVDQVKAAFGL, encoded by the coding sequence ATGGCTTATTTATTTACGTCAGAATCTGTTAGTGAAGGGCATCCAGACAAAGTTGCAGATCAAATTTCGGATGCATTAATTGACAACTTTTTGGCATTTGATGCTGACTCAAAAGTAGCATGTGAAACTTTAGTTACTACAGGTCAGGTAATTCTGGCTGGTGAAGTAAAGTCTAATACTTATTTAGATGTACAGCAAATTGCGCGCGAAGTAATCCGTAAAATTGGATATACTAAAAGCGAGTATATGTTTGAAGCAAATTCTTGCGGGATTCTTTCAGCTATTCACGAACAATCTGCTGATATTAATCAGGGAGTAGACAGAGCAAAGCCAGAAGAGCAAGGAGCTGGAGATCAAGGAATGATGTTTGGTTACGCGACAAACGAAACTGAAAACTTCATGCCGTTGGCTCTTGATTTATCTCATAAATTATTACAAGAGTTAGCTATTTTAAGACGCGAGAATAAAGAAATCACTTATTTACGTCCAGATGCTAAATCTCAAGTAACTTTAGAATATAGCGATGATAACAAACCAACTCGTATTGACGCGATTGTTATCTCAACTCAACATGATGATTTTGATGAAGAAGCTGCAATGTTGGCTAAAATCAAAAAAGATATTATCGAAATCTTGATTCCAAGAATTATCGCTAAAAACCCTGAGCATGCTCATTTATTTAACGATAAAATCAACTACCATATTAACCCAACAGGAAAATTCGTTATTGGAGGTCCTCACGGAGATACTGGTTTAACAGGAAGAAAAATTATCGTTGATACTTACGGAGGAAAAGGTGCTCACGGTGGTGGTGCATTCTCTGGAAAAGATCCAAGTAAAGTTGATAGAAGTGCTGCTTATGCAACGCGTCATATTGCTAAAAACTTAGTTGCTGCTGGTGTTGCTGACGAAATCTTAGTTCAGGTTTCTTACGCAATTGGAGTTGCTGAACCAATGGGAATCTTCATTGAAACTTACGGAACTTCTAAAGTAAATTTAACTAACGGTGAAATCGCTAAAAAAGTAGAAGCTATCTTCGATATGCGTCCTTATTTTATCGAACAACGTTTAAAATTAAGAAACCCAATTTATAGCGAAACTGCTGCTTACGGACACATGGGACGTAAACCAGAAACGGTAACTAAAACTTTCTCTGCTCCAGGCGGAAACGAAAAAACAGTTACTGTTGAATTGTTTACATGGGAAAAACTTGATTTTGTTGACCAAGTAAAAGCTGCATTTGGATTGTAA
- a CDS encoding M28 family peptidase: MKNKMILVLLASGALTFAQAVKKPLVSAITDKDLRTDMYQMAGDHFNGREAGTLDELKVSMWLENKAKEAGMAPAGDDGTYFQFFDLYRHQVTPNSKFKIGQKEYKLWKDVLVAETTNIKVEGSLVYLGAATKEEIDKADLKGKAVVLLASKEGIADDISLFDRRYPGLVRNKYYDLVVKKGAVALIMVADELAEQSWSQVEPQMTRGIYGIEGFRDKIGATMPVFWVHGNQLEYLKSTKDVLSAEVVSETYKYPSVNVVGTITGTDAKLKNEYVLFSGHQDHDGVRQKYGQDSIYNGADDNASTCVAMLAIARAYKKQPGKRTSLFVFHGSEERGLLGSRWYASHPTVPEKDIIAVLNGDMIGRNNVNQAALLGSSSPHENSSDLVAVAKRANDEGPKFDLDKLWDRPEHPEYFYFRSDHLPYARKGIPAVFFTSVLHSQYHTPMDESENIDFVKLHKMTEWIYRTGWILSNDANRPKTLPNVQLER, encoded by the coding sequence ATGAAAAACAAAATGATTCTGGTTTTACTTGCATCTGGAGCATTGACTTTTGCGCAGGCAGTTAAAAAACCATTAGTTTCTGCCATAACAGATAAAGATCTTAGAACAGATATGTATCAAATGGCTGGTGACCATTTTAATGGTCGAGAAGCAGGAACTTTAGATGAACTAAAAGTTTCAATGTGGTTGGAAAATAAAGCTAAAGAAGCCGGAATGGCTCCAGCGGGTGATGATGGAACGTATTTCCAGTTTTTTGATTTGTATAGACATCAAGTTACGCCAAATTCAAAATTCAAAATTGGACAAAAAGAATACAAATTATGGAAAGATGTTTTGGTTGCAGAAACGACTAATATAAAAGTTGAAGGTTCGTTAGTGTATTTGGGTGCGGCAACTAAAGAAGAAATTGATAAAGCTGATTTAAAAGGAAAAGCAGTTGTTTTACTAGCATCAAAAGAAGGAATTGCAGATGATATTTCGTTATTTGACAGACGCTATCCAGGTTTGGTAAGAAATAAATATTATGATCTTGTTGTTAAAAAAGGTGCTGTGGCACTTATTATGGTTGCAGATGAATTGGCAGAACAAAGTTGGTCTCAAGTAGAACCGCAAATGACAAGAGGAATTTATGGAATTGAAGGATTTCGTGATAAAATTGGTGCAACAATGCCTGTTTTTTGGGTGCACGGAAATCAGCTAGAATATTTAAAATCGACTAAAGATGTTTTATCGGCAGAAGTAGTTTCTGAAACCTATAAATATCCTTCAGTAAATGTTGTCGGAACAATTACTGGAACTGATGCAAAACTAAAAAATGAATACGTTCTTTTCAGCGGACACCAAGATCATGATGGAGTACGCCAAAAATACGGACAAGATTCTATCTATAATGGAGCAGACGATAACGCCAGTACATGTGTTGCTATGTTAGCGATTGCAAGAGCTTATAAAAAACAGCCTGGAAAAAGAACATCGTTATTTGTATTTCATGGTTCAGAAGAACGTGGTTTGTTAGGTTCAAGATGGTATGCATCGCATCCGACTGTTCCTGAAAAAGATATCATAGCGGTTTTAAATGGCGATATGATTGGAAGAAACAATGTAAATCAAGCTGCTTTATTAGGTTCGAGTTCGCCACACGAAAATTCATCTGATTTAGTGGCAGTTGCCAAAAGAGCTAATGACGAAGGTCCGAAATTTGATTTGGATAAACTTTGGGACAGACCAGAACATCCAGAATATTTTTACTTCCGTTCTGACCATTTACCGTATGCAAGAAAAGGAATTCCTGCAGTTTTCTTTACCAGTGTGCTGCATAGTCAATACCATACTCCAATGGATGAATCTGAAAATATTGATTTCGTGAAACTGCACAAAATGACCGAATGGATTTACAGAACAGGTTGGATTTTATCAAACGATGCTAACCGTCCTAAAACATTGCCAAATGTGCAATTGGAAAGATAA